Proteins from a single region of Stutzerimonas stutzeri:
- the nirD gene encoding nitrite reductase small subunit NirD — protein sequence MNWLDICALDEINPLGSRIIAGPKGDIAIFRTSDDQVFALDDRCPHKGGPLSQGIVYGKQVACPLHNWQIDLASGEALAPDVGCAHRHEARVENGRVLLALNARKECAA from the coding sequence ATGAACTGGCTCGATATCTGCGCACTGGATGAAATCAACCCGCTCGGCTCGCGCATCATCGCCGGCCCCAAGGGCGATATCGCGATCTTCCGCACCTCCGACGATCAGGTCTTCGCCCTCGACGACCGTTGCCCACACAAGGGCGGCCCGCTGTCGCAGGGGATCGTCTACGGCAAGCAGGTCGCCTGCCCGTTGCACAACTGGCAGATCGATCTGGCCAGCGGCGAGGCCTTGGCGCCGGACGTCGGCTGCGCCCATCGCCACGAGGCACGCGTCGAGAACGGGCGCGTGTTGCTGGCGTTGAATGCGCGCAAAGAGTGTGCGGCATAA
- a CDS encoding nitrate reductase, whose protein sequence is MRMTTASTCCYCGVGCGVLIEHDGERILDVAGDPSHPANFGKLCSKGSTLHLTGDLDARALYPELRLGKGLARSRTDWDSALEHAASVFAETIREHGPDSVAFYVSGQLLTEDYYAFNKLARALVGTNNLDSNSRLCMSSAVVGYKRSLGADAPPCSYEDIEQADCLLIAGSNMAYAHPVLFRRLEEAKAKRPEMTIIVVDPRRTDTSELADLHLPILPGTDVALFHGLLHILMWEGWIDRRFIDAHTEGFDALKSLVRDYTPAMVADLCGISVDDLQTCARLIGSAPAFLSLWCMGLNQSTAGSAKNSALINLHLATGQIGKPGAGPFSLTGQPNAMGGRETGSLSNLLPGHREAANAEHRAEVADYWGVEQLPKQPGLSAIELFEAVRAGKIKALWIACTNPAQSLPDQQKVHEALAACPFVVVQEAFFTTETCRYADLLLPAASWGEKEGTVTNSERRISHVRRAVPAPGEARADWAITCDFARRLERHLRPGQPSLFAFENAEALFDEYKPLTAARDLDYSGLSYAVLDARGPQQWPFPPGSEQGTTRLYGDGVFPTANGRARFIAEHYQAPKEKREARYPLTLNTGRLRDQWHGMSRTGTAARLFGHVEEALLGMNAEDMRRRRLLDGQLVKVKSRRGSLILPVQKDDSLRAGQAFLPMHWGDRFLKGLGGNVLTLASVDPLSKQPELKHAGIEVEQVELPWQFFALVEGDVQRRFEALRPLFETFDYASFSLAGRERSALLIRAARDAAPTAAELDAIDSLLGLDEGPVLAYDDPRRAVGKRVRIEEGRIVALRLAGETAARQWLRGLWESGSADAELRRWLLAPLSAPPGGATINTDRTLCNCMNVSQNKVRAGIERGLDLTGLKQELGCGTSCGSCVPEIKRLLASQPERALS, encoded by the coding sequence ATGCGTATGACAACCGCCTCGACCTGCTGCTACTGCGGTGTCGGCTGTGGCGTGCTGATCGAGCACGACGGCGAGCGCATCCTCGATGTGGCCGGCGACCCCAGCCATCCGGCCAACTTCGGCAAGCTGTGCAGCAAGGGCTCGACCCTGCACCTGACCGGCGACCTCGACGCTCGCGCGCTTTATCCCGAGCTGCGTCTGGGCAAGGGCCTGGCCCGCAGCCGCACCGACTGGGACAGTGCCCTGGAGCACGCGGCCAGCGTATTCGCCGAGACCATCCGCGAACACGGGCCGGACAGCGTCGCCTTCTATGTCTCCGGCCAGCTGCTGACCGAGGACTACTACGCCTTCAACAAACTGGCCCGCGCCCTGGTCGGTACCAACAACCTGGATTCCAACTCGCGGCTGTGCATGTCCTCGGCGGTGGTCGGCTACAAGCGCAGCCTGGGCGCCGACGCCCCGCCCTGCTCCTACGAAGACATCGAGCAGGCTGATTGCCTGCTGATCGCCGGCAGCAACATGGCCTACGCGCATCCGGTGCTGTTCCGCCGCCTGGAAGAGGCCAAGGCGAAGCGGCCGGAGATGACCATCATCGTCGTCGACCCGCGGCGCACCGACACCAGCGAGCTGGCCGATCTGCACCTGCCGATCCTGCCCGGCACCGACGTCGCGCTGTTCCACGGCCTGCTGCATATCCTCATGTGGGAAGGCTGGATCGACCGCCGCTTCATCGATGCGCATACCGAAGGCTTCGATGCGCTGAAAAGCCTGGTGCGCGACTACACCCCGGCGATGGTCGCCGACCTCTGCGGCATCTCGGTAGATGATCTGCAAACCTGCGCACGGCTGATCGGAAGCGCGCCAGCCTTCCTCTCCCTGTGGTGCATGGGGCTGAATCAATCCACCGCCGGCAGCGCGAAGAACAGCGCGCTGATCAATTTGCACCTGGCCACCGGGCAGATCGGCAAGCCGGGCGCCGGCCCTTTCTCGCTCACCGGCCAACCGAATGCCATGGGCGGGCGCGAAACCGGCAGCCTGTCCAATCTGCTGCCCGGACACCGCGAAGCGGCCAATGCCGAACACCGTGCCGAAGTGGCGGACTATTGGGGTGTCGAGCAGCTGCCAAAACAGCCTGGACTGTCCGCCATCGAGCTGTTCGAGGCGGTGCGCGCAGGCAAGATCAAGGCGCTGTGGATCGCCTGCACCAACCCGGCGCAGTCGCTGCCGGACCAGCAGAAAGTGCATGAGGCCCTGGCCGCCTGCCCCTTCGTCGTGGTGCAGGAAGCCTTCTTCACCACCGAAACCTGCCGCTACGCCGACCTTCTGCTGCCGGCCGCGAGCTGGGGCGAGAAGGAAGGCACGGTGACCAACTCCGAGCGCCGTATCAGCCATGTGCGCCGCGCCGTTCCGGCGCCCGGCGAAGCCCGTGCGGACTGGGCGATCACCTGCGATTTCGCCCGACGCCTGGAACGTCACCTGCGCCCCGGCCAGCCGAGCCTGTTCGCATTCGAGAATGCCGAAGCGCTGTTCGACGAGTACAAGCCGCTCACCGCCGCCCGCGATCTGGACTACAGCGGCCTGAGCTATGCCGTGCTCGATGCGCGTGGCCCACAGCAATGGCCGTTCCCACCGGGCAGTGAACAGGGCACCACGCGGCTGTATGGCGACGGTGTGTTTCCCACGGCCAATGGCCGTGCGCGCTTCATCGCCGAGCACTACCAAGCGCCGAAGGAAAAGCGCGAGGCGCGCTACCCGCTGACGCTCAATACCGGCCGGCTGCGTGATCAGTGGCACGGCATGAGCCGCACCGGCACCGCCGCACGACTGTTCGGCCATGTCGAGGAAGCACTGCTCGGCATGAACGCCGAGGACATGCGTCGCCGGCGTCTGCTGGACGGCCAGCTGGTGAAGGTGAAGAGCCGTCGCGGCAGCCTGATTCTCCCGGTGCAGAAGGACGACAGCCTGCGCGCCGGCCAGGCGTTCCTACCGATGCACTGGGGCGATCGCTTTCTCAAGGGGCTGGGCGGCAACGTGCTTACCCTGGCCAGCGTCGATCCGCTGTCGAAGCAACCGGAACTCAAGCACGCCGGCATCGAAGTCGAACAGGTCGAATTGCCCTGGCAGTTCTTCGCACTGGTCGAGGGTGATGTGCAGCGACGTTTCGAGGCGCTGCGGCCATTGTTCGAGACCTTCGACTACGCCAGCTTCAGCCTCGCCGGGCGCGAACGCTCGGCATTGCTGATCCGCGCCGCCCGGGATGCGGCGCCAACGGCTGCCGAGCTGGACGCCATCGACAGCCTGCTCGGCCTCGACGAAGGCCCGGTGCTGGCCTATGACGACCCGCGTCGTGCAGTCGGCAAGCGCGTACGCATCGAGGAAGGCCGTATCGTCGCGTTGCGCCTGGCCGGCGAGACCGCCGCCCGGCAGTGGCTGCGCGGACTCTGGGAAAGCGGCAGCGCCGACGCCGAACTGCGTCGCTGGCTGCTGGCTCCCCTCAGCGCGCCACCTGGCGGCGCGACGATCAACACCGACCGCACCCTGTGCAACTGCATGAACGTCAGCCAGAACAAGGTCCGTGCAGGCATCGAGCGCGGTCTCGATCTCACCGGCCTCAAGCAGGAACTCGGTTGCGGCACCAGCTGTGGCTCCTGCGTGCCCGAAATCAAGCGTCTGCTGGCCAGCCAGCCGGAACGCGCACTTTCCTGA
- the cobA gene encoding uroporphyrinogen-III C-methyltransferase, with the protein MSAKVWLVGAGPGDPELLTLKAVRALGEAQVVMIDDLVNSAVLEHCPNARIIPVGKRGGCRSTPQAFIHRLMLRYARQGKCVVRLKGGDPCIFGRGGEEAEWLSARGIEVELVNGITAGLAGATQCGISLTQRGVARGVTLVTAHTLDDSSPEWQALAKSGTTLVVYMGVSKLEQVQAGLLEGGLPAGTPVAMIENASMPQQRECRSSLAGMCRDALTFKLKSPAILVIGEVAAQAAFQAISQSA; encoded by the coding sequence ATGAGCGCAAAAGTCTGGCTGGTGGGCGCCGGCCCTGGCGACCCGGAACTGCTGACCCTCAAGGCCGTGCGCGCGTTGGGCGAGGCACAGGTGGTGATGATCGATGACCTGGTCAACTCCGCCGTGCTCGAACACTGCCCCAACGCACGCATCATCCCCGTGGGCAAGCGCGGCGGCTGCCGCTCCACGCCGCAGGCCTTCATCCACCGTCTGATGCTGCGCTACGCCCGCCAGGGCAAGTGCGTGGTGCGCCTCAAGGGTGGCGATCCGTGCATCTTCGGCCGCGGTGGCGAAGAAGCCGAATGGCTGTCGGCACGCGGCATTGAGGTCGAGCTGGTCAACGGCATCACCGCCGGCCTGGCCGGCGCCACGCAATGCGGCATCTCGCTGACCCAGCGCGGCGTCGCCCGCGGCGTCACCCTGGTAACAGCGCACACGCTCGACGACAGCAGTCCGGAATGGCAGGCGCTGGCGAAAAGCGGCACCACGCTGGTGGTGTACATGGGTGTGAGCAAGCTGGAACAGGTGCAAGCCGGGCTCTTGGAAGGCGGCCTTCCCGCCGGCACGCCGGTGGCGATGATCGAGAACGCCTCAATGCCGCAGCAACGCGAGTGCCGTTCGAGCCTGGCCGGCATGTGCCGGGATGCATTGACCTTCAAGCTAAAGAGTCCGGCCATTCTGGTGATCGGCGAAGTGGCCGCGCAGGCTGCCTTCCAGGCCATCAGCCAGAGCGCCTGA
- a CDS encoding efflux RND transporter permease subunit, producing the protein MTKHQQKPASFLERLIFNNRPAVVVLCLLISAFLFYQAAQVRPQTSFEKMIPLGHPYIQKMLEHQNDLANIGNTVRISVEAVDGDIFSKEYMETLRQIHDEVFYIRGVDRSNMKSLWSPNVRWTEVTEEGFAGGEVIPQTYDGSPESLDDLRDNILKSGQIGRLVANNFKSSIIDVPLLESYPDPEDQSRQIKLDYQKFSHELEEKIREKYQAQNPNVKVHIIGFAKKVGDLIDGLVGVALFFIVAIGITFVLLLWFTRCLKSTIAVLITTLIAVTWQLGLLHTLGFGLDPYSMLVPFLVFAIGISHGVQKINGIAMASGYTEDPVTAARMAFRQLFIPGMVALLSDAAGFVTLLLIDIGVIRELAIGASLGVAVIILTNLILLPVAISYMGISQKAVKQAREEASRDHPFWRALSNFASPTVAPISITIAVMALVGGLWYGQNLKIGDLDQGAPELHPDSRYNLDNDFVIRNYSTSSDVLVVMVKTAPEGCSHYDTLAAMDELMWKMQNTEGVQSAVSMVSVARQGIKGMNEGSLKWETLSRNQHVLNNSIARAEGMYNSDCSLAPVLVFLNDHKAETLEHVVAAAKDFAEENNREGLEFVLAAGNAGIEAATNEVIAESEITMLIAVYAAVSFMCLLTFRSLAATLCVILPLVLTSILGNALMAFMGIGVKVATLPVIALGVGIGVDYGIYIYSRLESFLRQGMTLQEAYYQTLKSTGKAVIFTGVCLAIGVVTWVFSDIKFQADMGMMLTFMFLWNMVGAIWLLPALARFLINPEKLRQKA; encoded by the coding sequence ATGACCAAGCACCAACAGAAGCCGGCGTCGTTCCTCGAGCGCCTGATCTTCAACAACCGGCCGGCAGTCGTGGTTCTCTGCCTGCTGATCAGCGCATTCCTCTTTTATCAGGCGGCGCAGGTTCGGCCGCAGACCAGCTTCGAGAAGATGATTCCGCTGGGGCATCCGTACATCCAGAAGATGCTCGAACATCAGAATGATTTGGCCAACATCGGCAATACCGTGCGGATTTCCGTAGAGGCGGTTGACGGGGATATCTTCTCCAAGGAATACATGGAGACGCTGCGGCAGATCCATGACGAAGTCTTCTATATCCGCGGCGTCGACCGCTCCAACATGAAGTCGCTGTGGAGTCCCAACGTCCGCTGGACCGAGGTTACCGAGGAAGGCTTCGCTGGTGGCGAGGTGATTCCCCAGACCTACGACGGCTCGCCCGAAAGCCTGGATGACCTGCGCGACAACATCCTCAAGTCCGGCCAGATCGGGCGCCTGGTGGCGAACAACTTCAAGTCGAGCATCATCGATGTACCGCTGCTGGAGTCCTACCCGGACCCGGAAGACCAGAGCCGGCAGATCAAGCTGGACTACCAGAAGTTCTCCCACGAGCTGGAAGAGAAGATCCGCGAGAAGTACCAGGCGCAGAACCCGAATGTGAAGGTACACATCATCGGCTTCGCCAAGAAGGTCGGTGACCTGATCGATGGGTTGGTCGGTGTCGCGCTGTTCTTCATCGTCGCCATCGGCATCACCTTCGTGCTGCTGCTGTGGTTCACCCGTTGCCTGAAGAGCACCATCGCGGTGCTGATCACCACGCTGATTGCGGTGACCTGGCAGCTCGGTTTGCTGCATACGCTGGGCTTCGGGCTCGATCCGTACTCGATGCTGGTACCGTTCCTGGTATTCGCCATCGGCATTTCCCACGGCGTGCAGAAGATCAACGGCATCGCCATGGCATCCGGATACACGGAAGATCCGGTGACGGCAGCGCGAATGGCGTTCCGCCAGTTGTTCATCCCCGGCATGGTGGCGCTGCTGTCGGATGCTGCAGGTTTCGTAACCTTGTTGCTGATCGATATCGGCGTCATCCGTGAGCTTGCCATCGGCGCGTCGCTGGGCGTGGCGGTGATCATCCTGACAAACCTGATCCTGCTGCCGGTAGCGATTTCCTACATGGGCATCAGCCAGAAGGCGGTCAAGCAGGCTCGTGAAGAGGCCTCGCGCGATCATCCGTTCTGGCGCGCACTGTCCAACTTTGCCAGCCCTACGGTTGCGCCAATCTCCATCACCATCGCCGTTATGGCGCTGGTCGGTGGTCTCTGGTACGGCCAGAACCTGAAGATCGGCGATCTCGATCAGGGCGCCCCGGAGCTGCATCCGGATTCGCGCTACAACCTCGATAACGACTTCGTCATCCGCAACTACTCGACCAGTTCCGACGTGCTGGTAGTGATGGTCAAGACAGCACCGGAAGGTTGCTCGCACTACGACACGCTCGCCGCCATGGACGAGCTGATGTGGAAGATGCAGAACACCGAGGGCGTGCAGTCGGCAGTTTCGATGGTCTCGGTTGCGCGCCAGGGCATCAAGGGCATGAACGAGGGCAGCCTGAAATGGGAAACGCTGTCGCGTAACCAGCATGTGTTGAACAACTCCATCGCCCGCGCCGAAGGCATGTACAACAGCGACTGCTCGCTTGCGCCGGTGCTGGTGTTCCTCAACGACCATAAGGCTGAAACCCTGGAGCATGTGGTCGCCGCGGCGAAGGATTTCGCCGAGGAAAACAACCGCGAAGGTCTGGAGTTCGTGCTGGCGGCGGGTAACGCGGGCATCGAGGCAGCCACCAACGAGGTCATCGCCGAGTCGGAAATCACGATGCTGATCGCGGTCTACGCAGCAGTGAGCTTCATGTGCCTGCTGACCTTCCGTTCGTTGGCCGCGACGCTCTGCGTGATCCTGCCTCTGGTGCTGACCTCGATCCTTGGCAACGCCCTGATGGCCTTCATGGGGATCGGCGTCAAGGTGGCAACCTTGCCGGTGATCGCGTTGGGTGTGGGTATCGGTGTGGACTACGGTATCTATATCTACAGCCGTTTGGAGTCGTTCCTGCGCCAAGGCATGACCTTGCAGGAGGCCTACTACCAGACGCTGAAATCCACCGGCAAGGCGGTGATATTCACCGGGGTGTGCCTGGCGATCGGCGTGGTGACCTGGGTGTTCTCGGACATCAAGTTCCAAGCCGACATGGGCATGATGCTGACCTTCATGTTCCTCTGGAACATGGTCGGGGCGATCTGGCTGCTGCCGGCCCTGGCCCGCTTCCTGATCAATCCGGAGAAGCTGCGTCAGAAGGCGTGA
- a CDS encoding WD40/YVTN/BNR-like repeat-containing protein: protein MLSLCGAFSLLLLAAAAPAQAAPDGQTRYSIESAKAASNLLLDITQAGSRLVAAGDRGHILYSDDEGNSWAQAKVPTRQLLTAIYFVDDKHGWAVGHDALVLNTTDGGESWAVQYEEREREAPLLDIWFEDAQHGIAVGAYGALIETIDGGQSWDDISERLDNEDGFHLNAITHIQGSGLFVVGEMGGMFRSADMGETWERVESPYQGSFFGVVGGSEPGVVVAFGLRGHLFRSADFGNNWDAIELANGNGNALESGLADGSLLRDGRIAVVGHGGAVLTSDDQGRSFKLFNRPDRRSLSGVSSDSQGNLILVGQGGVRIASPSGADLAPKQ, encoded by the coding sequence ATGCTTTCGCTGTGCGGCGCCTTTTCGCTCCTGCTGCTTGCCGCAGCTGCGCCAGCCCAGGCCGCACCCGATGGCCAGACCCGCTACTCGATCGAGTCGGCTAAAGCCGCATCCAATCTTCTTCTCGACATCACCCAAGCCGGTAGTCGCCTCGTGGCGGCGGGTGATCGGGGGCACATTCTTTACTCCGATGATGAAGGCAATAGCTGGGCGCAGGCCAAGGTGCCGACTCGGCAGCTGCTGACGGCCATCTACTTCGTCGATGACAAGCACGGCTGGGCGGTCGGCCACGACGCTCTGGTGCTGAACACCACCGACGGTGGTGAGAGCTGGGCGGTGCAGTACGAGGAGCGTGAGCGCGAAGCGCCGCTTTTGGACATCTGGTTCGAAGACGCGCAGCACGGCATCGCGGTTGGTGCCTACGGCGCGCTGATCGAAACCATCGACGGTGGCCAGAGCTGGGACGACATCAGTGAGCGGCTCGACAACGAAGACGGCTTTCACCTCAACGCCATCACTCATATCCAGGGCTCGGGTCTGTTCGTCGTCGGTGAAATGGGCGGCATGTTCCGTTCTGCCGATATGGGCGAAACCTGGGAGCGCGTCGAGTCGCCTTATCAGGGGTCGTTCTTCGGCGTGGTTGGCGGCTCGGAGCCTGGGGTAGTAGTTGCCTTCGGCCTGCGCGGTCACCTGTTCCGCTCAGCTGATTTCGGCAACAACTGGGATGCCATTGAGCTTGCCAACGGTAACGGCAATGCACTGGAGTCCGGCCTGGCCGATGGCAGCTTGCTGCGTGACGGACGCATCGCGGTGGTCGGGCACGGTGGTGCTGTATTGACCAGCGACGATCAGGGCCGCAGCTTCAAACTCTTTAACCGCCCCGACCGTCGTTCGCTGTCGGGCGTGAGCTCCGATTCCCAAGGCAACCTGATCCTGGTAGGGCAGGGTGGTGTTCGCATCGCCTCGCCATCGGGCGCGGATCTGGCCCCAAAACAATAA
- the pepN gene encoding aminopeptidase N, producing the protein MRTEQPKVIHLKDYQAPEYLIDETHLTFELYEDRTLVHAQLVMRRNPEPPVGKLPPLELHGQELELLSIALNDCALGAGDYQLSEDCLTLQPDSDSFVIDTSVVIHPETNTALEGLYKSGSMFCTQCEAEGFRKITYYLDRPDVMSKFTTTVSAEQKAYPVLLSNGNPIASGSEGDGRHWATWEDPFKKPAYLFALVAGDLWAIEDSFTTMSGRNVALRIYVEPENVDKCQHAMDSLKKSMKWDEEAYGREYDLDIFMIVAVNDFNMGAMENKGLNIFNSSAVLARAETATDAAHQRVEAIVAHEYFHNWSGNRVTCRDWFQLSLKEGFTVFRDSQFSADMNSATVKRIEDVAYLRTHQFAEDAGPMAHSVRPESFIEISNFYTLTVYEKGAEVVRMIQTLLGEEGFRKGSDLYFERHDGQAVTVDDFVKAMEDANGADLSQFKRWYSQSGTPRLAVSEQYDEAAKSYSLTFRQNCPPTPGQPTKEPFVIPVALGLLAADGSDMPLRLDGEVSATGDSRVLAVTEAEQTFTFIDVAERPQPSLLRGFSAPVKLDYPYDRDQLMFLMQHDSDGFNRWEAGQQLSVQVLQELIGQHQRGEALAMDERLITALRTLLQNETLDAAMVAEMLSLPGEAYLAEISEVADVDAIHAAREFARKRIADALFEPLWQRYQANRETSRSTPYVASAEHFARRALQNIALSYLMLSGKAEVVEACLEQFEQADNMTERLTALAVLVNSPFEAERDKALQTFAEHFKDNPLVMDQWFSVQAGNPLPGGLERVQTLMQHPAFTLKNPNKVRALIGAFANQNLVNFHRADGAGYRFLADQVITLNALNPQIASRLLAPLTRWRKYDSARQALMKGELERILASGELSSDVYEVVSKSLA; encoded by the coding sequence ATGCGCACCGAACAACCGAAAGTCATTCATCTGAAGGATTACCAGGCCCCCGAGTACCTGATCGATGAAACCCACCTGACCTTCGAGCTGTACGAGGATCGCACTCTGGTCCACGCCCAGTTGGTGATGCGCCGCAATCCCGAGCCCCCGGTCGGCAAACTGCCGCCGCTGGAACTGCACGGCCAGGAACTCGAATTGCTGTCCATCGCGCTGAACGACTGCGCACTGGGCGCAGGCGACTACCAGCTCAGCGAAGACTGCCTGACCCTGCAGCCGGACAGCGACAGCTTCGTCATCGACACTTCGGTGGTGATCCATCCGGAAACCAACACCGCGCTGGAAGGGTTGTACAAGTCCGGCAGCATGTTTTGCACCCAGTGCGAGGCCGAGGGCTTCCGCAAGATCACCTATTACCTCGACCGCCCGGACGTGATGAGCAAGTTCACCACCACCGTTAGCGCCGAGCAGAAGGCCTATCCGGTGCTGCTCTCCAACGGCAATCCGATCGCCAGCGGCAGCGAGGGCGATGGCCGGCATTGGGCGACCTGGGAAGACCCGTTCAAGAAGCCGGCCTATCTGTTCGCCCTGGTGGCGGGTGACCTCTGGGCCATCGAGGACAGCTTCACCACCATGAGCGGGCGCAACGTGGCGCTACGGATCTACGTCGAGCCGGAGAACGTCGACAAGTGCCAGCACGCCATGGACAGCCTGAAGAAGTCGATGAAGTGGGACGAGGAGGCCTACGGTCGCGAATACGACTTGGACATCTTCATGATCGTCGCGGTCAACGACTTCAACATGGGCGCCATGGAGAACAAGGGCCTCAATATCTTCAACTCCAGCGCCGTGCTGGCCCGCGCCGAAACCGCTACCGATGCCGCGCACCAGCGCGTCGAGGCCATCGTCGCCCACGAGTATTTCCACAACTGGTCGGGCAACCGCGTGACCTGCCGCGACTGGTTCCAGCTGTCGCTCAAGGAAGGCTTCACCGTCTTCCGCGATTCGCAGTTCAGCGCCGATATGAACTCGGCGACGGTCAAGCGCATCGAAGACGTCGCCTACCTGCGCACCCACCAGTTCGCCGAGGACGCCGGCCCGATGGCGCACTCGGTGCGCCCGGAATCCTTTATCGAGATTTCCAACTTCTACACCCTGACCGTCTACGAGAAGGGCGCCGAAGTGGTGCGGATGATCCAGACACTTCTGGGCGAAGAGGGCTTCCGCAAGGGCAGCGACCTCTATTTCGAGCGCCATGACGGCCAGGCCGTGACGGTCGACGATTTCGTCAAGGCAATGGAAGACGCCAACGGTGCGGACCTGAGCCAGTTCAAGCGCTGGTACAGCCAGTCTGGCACGCCGCGCCTGGCCGTCAGCGAGCAATACGACGAGGCGGCGAAGAGCTACAGCCTGACCTTCCGCCAGAACTGCCCGCCGACACCTGGCCAGCCGACCAAGGAGCCGTTCGTGATCCCGGTTGCGCTGGGCCTGCTCGCCGCCGATGGTTCGGACATGCCGCTGCGTCTGGACGGTGAAGTTTCCGCCACCGGGGACAGCCGCGTGCTGGCGGTCACCGAAGCCGAACAGACCTTCACTTTCATCGACGTCGCCGAGCGCCCGCAGCCATCGCTGCTGCGTGGCTTCTCCGCGCCGGTAAAGCTGGATTACCCGTACGACCGCGACCAGCTGATGTTCCTCATGCAGCACGATTCCGACGGCTTCAACCGCTGGGAAGCGGGTCAACAGTTGTCGGTGCAGGTGCTGCAAGAGCTGATCGGCCAGCATCAGCGTGGTGAGGCGCTGGCGATGGACGAGCGCCTGATCACGGCGCTGCGCACCTTGCTGCAGAACGAGACGCTGGACGCAGCGATGGTCGCCGAGATGCTTTCGCTGCCGGGTGAAGCCTATCTGGCTGAAATCAGCGAAGTGGCGGACGTGGATGCGATACACGCGGCACGCGAGTTTGCCCGCAAGCGCATCGCCGACGCGTTGTTCGAGCCGCTGTGGCAGCGCTACCAGGCCAATCGCGAAACCTCGCGTAGCACGCCCTATGTCGCCTCGGCCGAACATTTCGCCCGTCGCGCCCTGCAGAACATTGCCTTGTCGTACCTGATGCTGAGCGGAAAAGCTGAAGTCGTGGAAGCCTGCCTGGAACAGTTCGAGCAGGCCGACAACATGACCGAGCGTCTGACCGCACTGGCCGTGCTGGTCAACTCGCCGTTCGAGGCCGAGCGCGACAAGGCGCTGCAGACGTTCGCCGAGCACTTCAAGGACAACCCGCTGGTCATGGATCAGTGGTTCAGCGTACAGGCCGGTAACCCGTTGCCCGGCGGTCTGGAGCGGGTGCAGACGCTGATGCAGCACCCGGCGTTCACCCTGAAGAACCCGAACAAGGTGCGCGCGCTGATCGGTGCCTTCGCCAACCAGAACCTAGTCAACTTCCACCGTGCTGATGGCGCCGGTTACCGCTTCCTTGCCGACCAAGTGATCACCCTCAACGCGCTGAACCCTCAGATCGCCTCGCGTCTGCTGGCGCCGCTGACCCGCTGGCGCAAGTACGACAGTGCGCGCCAGGCGCTGATGAAGGGCGAACTGGAGCGCATTCTTGCTTCCGGCGAGTTGTCCAGCGACGTCTACGAAGTGGTGAGCAAAAGCCTCGCCTGA
- a CDS encoding DUF2797 domain-containing protein, whose translation MLELGRGALSKMSIQLGAPAQYSFCLNDERVPVNPLIGKTLRLEYLGAINCTHCGRKTNKSFSQGYCYPCFKKLPQCDVCIMSPEKCHHDFGTCRDPQWGMDFCMTDHVVYLANSSGIKVGITRATQLPTRWLDQGASQALPIMRVATRQQSGMVEDLLRSQVADRTNWRALLKGDADPIDLVEMREQIFDACADGLRELQQRYGLQAIQPVADAEVLEIRYPVEAYPTKVVSLDLEKTPVVEGTLRGIKGQYLILDTGVINIRKFTAYQVAASATA comes from the coding sequence ATGCTCGAACTGGGACGCGGTGCGCTGAGCAAGATGTCGATCCAGCTGGGCGCACCGGCGCAGTATTCCTTCTGCCTGAACGACGAACGGGTGCCGGTCAATCCGCTGATCGGCAAGACCCTGCGTCTGGAATACCTCGGCGCCATCAACTGCACCCATTGCGGTCGCAAGACCAACAAGAGCTTCAGTCAGGGTTATTGCTATCCCTGCTTCAAGAAGCTGCCGCAGTGCGATGTCTGCATCATGAGCCCGGAAAAATGCCACCACGATTTCGGCACCTGCCGCGATCCGCAGTGGGGCATGGATTTCTGCATGACCGACCATGTGGTCTACCTGGCCAACTCGTCGGGCATCAAGGTCGGGATCACACGTGCCACGCAGCTGCCGACGCGTTGGCTCGACCAGGGTGCCAGCCAGGCGCTGCCGATCATGCGCGTCGCCACGCGCCAGCAGTCCGGCATGGTCGAAGACCTGCTGCGCAGCCAGGTGGCCGATCGCACCAACTGGCGCGCGCTGCTCAAGGGCGATGCCGATCCCATCGATCTGGTCGAGATGCGCGAGCAGATTTTCGACGCCTGTGCCGATGGCCTGCGCGAGTTGCAACAGCGCTACGGGCTGCAGGCGATCCAGCCGGTTGCCGATGCCGAGGTGCTGGAGATTCGCTATCCCGTGGAGGCCTATCCGACCAAGGTGGTCAGCCTCGATCTGGAGAAGACGCCAGTGGTCGAAGGTACGCTCAGGGGCATCAAGGGCCAGTACCTGATTCTCGACACGGGCGTGATCAATATCCGCAAGTTCACCGCTTATCAGGTCGCCGCCAGCGCTACGGCGTAG